From a single Sorghum bicolor cultivar BTx623 chromosome 5, Sorghum_bicolor_NCBIv3, whole genome shotgun sequence genomic region:
- the LOC8073614 gene encoding citrate-binding protein: MPITTAHPGGPRTETKIQVTVTVTLDQDLNVTSYIRSTNNSFLLGSSPITAIAVGGAQLIYSSGVWQFEGYGYIPRGTTGASVMQIFGAAEHATTLMLHVYDGRLTYYHDDSRVVDASIYDRWFKLNVIHDVAASNVTVFVDGQHRLTVPGRGGDSHYFKFGVYGQRNNGMSYLMESRWRDVKVFNRDVKVFKSGETRAKEWRVYNFIMIIVTYIMFKQIA; the protein is encoded by the coding sequence ATGCCCATCACCACCGCCCACCCCGGCGGCCCCCGCACAGAGACCAAGATCCAGGTAACAGTAACAGTAACGCTAGACCAAGATCTGAATGTGACATCATATATACGCAGTACTAATAACAGTTTCCTTCTCGGTTCTTCTCCGATCACGGCCATCGCCGTCGGTGGCGCGCAGCTGATCTACAGCTCCGGGGTGTGGCAGTTCGAGGGCTACGGGTACATCCCGCGCGGCACGACGGGCGCGTCGGTGATGCAGATCTTCGGCGCGGCGGAGCACGCGACGACGCTGATGCTGCACGTCTACGACGGCCGGCTCACCTACTACCACGACGATTCGAGGGTCGTCGACGCCAGCATCTACGACAGGTGGTTCAAGCTCAACGTGATCCACGACGTCGCGGCGTCCAACGTGACCGTGTTCGTGGACGGCCAGCACCGGCTGACGGTGCCCGGCCGCGGCGGGGACTCGCACTACTTCAAGTTCGGCGTGTACGGGCAGCGCAATAACGGCATGTCGTACCTCATGGAGTCGCGGTGGAGAGACGTCAAGGTCTTCAATAGGGATGTCAAGGTCTTCAAGAGTGGCGAAACTAGAGCAAAAGAATGGAGGGTGTACAACTTCATCATGATTATAGTGACCTATATAATGTTCAAACAAATAGCATAA